The following DNA comes from Deltaproteobacteria bacterium.
GACCCGGATACGGATCCAACGCCCGCGCCGGCCACGGGGTTGCTTGCTCGCTCACCTCCATGAGGTACGCGAAGCTCGTCAGGTCGTGATCGACGATGCTCTCCGACGCGATCACCAAGCCAACGTCCGGCGTGGCAACGTGCCCGGAGTCCGGACCGAACGAAGTCTGCACCTGCGTGCCGACGGTGAGCACCAGACGCAGCCGCTCGCGAATCTCGCGGCAGCCGTTGATATCGGCGCACTTCTCCGCGAACGTCGCGCCGTCGCGATGGAGTTCAAGACGGCTGTCCTCGCGCAGCCACCCGACGGCGCCCTTGAGCCCGAGCGTCGAGCCGGCCAGCACGTGCTTGCTCACGCGCGGCAGGTAGATGATGTGATCGACCTCGCGCACCAGCGTGGGCAGAAAGATCTCTTGTTTGAAGTGGCTCCCGGCCGGCGGCTCGGCGGCGAAGTAGGCGTCGTAGCCCGCCTCCTCGAAACACGCGATGGTCGCGTCTCCCAATCGCGCCGCCTGTTCGAGGCCGTTGTTGCGAAAATTGGCGCGCGTCGAGCCGCGCTGGCTGTGCCGCGTGTGATGGACGAATTGGATACCTGACTGATCGCCGGCGTACACCCGCGCGCCGCGCTCGCGCAGCAGATCGCTCATGACGGTCACGGCGACCGGGTGCGTGGTAGCGGGATAGGCATTCGGCGAGTTGCACATCACCTTGAGGAGCACGCGGTCCCCCGGCTTGAGCCACGAAAAGTCCGTGGCCGCCGCCGCCGCCTCGCGGATGGCGCGCCCGAGCATCCCAAACGGGGCACCTCGTGGCACTCCGGCTAACGCCACCCGTGCCGGCTTGCGCACGGGGAGTGACGCGACCGCGTCGGACGCGCCACGAGCGGCTGCGGGTCCGACAACCGCTTGGACACCTACTGCTGCACCGGCACGCAACAGCTCGCGTCGGGTGCAGCCGCGTGGCGACCGG
Coding sequences within:
- a CDS encoding DUF362 domain-containing protein, whose amino-acid sequence is MLGRAIREAAAAATDFSWLKPGDRVLLKVMCNSPNAYPATTHPVAVTVMSDLLRERGARVYAGDQSGIQFVHHTRHSQRGSTRANFRNNGLEQAARLGDATIACFEEAGYDAYFAAEPPAGSHFKQEIFLPTLVREVDHIIYLPRVSKHVLAGSTLGLKGAVGWLREDSRLELHRDGATFAEKCADINGCREIRERLRLVLTVGTQVQTSFGPDSGHVATPDVGLVIASESIVDHDLTSFAYLMEVSEQATPWPARALDPYPGLSSVMNRVFVSYMWGAENLAAVESFDAPRLHSPWSCRVLTRGCEIFGGRPAQLAIENLNDSVPAPLLDAIGRRAAFPV